Within Ipomoea triloba cultivar NCNSP0323 chromosome 9, ASM357664v1, the genomic segment TCAGCCTCTGAAGGAGCCTATCCCTTGCAAGTAGTACAGCACTAGGAAGCCTTTCATTCCTAGTAATTCTCAGTCTATCTTGAATACTAAACTCATTTTCTATGTTGTTAACATTTCCGGAAGATGATGGGGTACTGCTCAGGTCAACCCAAAGTGACTCACGCTCCTGagcatgcaaaaaaaaataagaggaGACAACTTCAGAATTAAATGCCACCGATAAACTATGAGACTTTCATATTCAGTGTAGAAAAATAATTGCGAGAGCAGAGAAGGTGCAGCTTGCTTTTTAAAGCACACTTATGTTAAATAGAGGCAAGAGATGGAATAAAGCAATCTAGAATTGCATAGAAAATTCTAACACTAACCACTTACATTGCCTCACCTCTATGGCTTAGACTTCTAGTGGAGAAAGTAAATCGTGGGGCGTGTTTCAGTTAGACAAGGATAAAAAACTTGCTATATCAGTGCATACAATGAATATAATCCCAACTTGTGTTAGTGTGTTACTAGCAAAATCATAATATACTTATACTCGACCCCCACCTTACCATTGTCAACACTATTAAGACTCTAACCTCTGCACCACAGAactatgttcttttttttttgaaagacacAGAACTATGTTCTAGCGGACAGATAATCCTATTAATCCCTTGCCAAAAGGGTGCAATAGAGGAGAGATCCAAAGatttttcacttctttttttttttgggtgatgaggGAAACTAACGATGTGAAATGTGTAAACTTCTCCTTTCCTCTGAATATAAACTAAGAAACACAAAAATACAACCATTAGGTAGACACTGATTTACCCATTCTGGATGAAATTAGAATGGAACGTTTCAATTCGGAATGCCTAAGTAATGAACTAAGCTTACATTCAACAAGCATCATACACAATACTATGGAAAGTATTGCCTAATGTACATGGTAACTTATAAGGATTATATCTCAAAGTATGCAACCTAAGTCCAATTAAGGACTTAAACTAAAGCTTTTCTAAGAAAACATAAACACTTTCCAATTTCCATGGAGATAGGCCATTTAAGCACATATAATGATAggggaaaaattaaattaaaaacatatacgggagaataattaaaccactTAGCTAAAATAAGATACCAGAACAATAATCATAAtaagagaagaagagaaattcAACGGTCCAACCGGAAAAGAGGAACGGTGGATAGAGTTGAAAGGGCGGCGTGGATTATCGCAGCCATTCAAATCGTTCCGGTCAACACGGCGATCAGTACTGCTGCTATGGCTGTGGCGGTGATTGCGGCGACGATTGATATGGTTGTCGTGGGAAGAGATTCGATCGGGAGAGCGATCGGACTCAATCACGGGAATGCTCCGACCCAAACGGGTCCTCCGGTTGTGGAAAAGCTCCAAAGCTTTCGTCATGCAACGGGGAAACCGGAAACCTGCTTCTCCTACTACTCCTTAATATGGATTCAAATGCATAAGAAATGAATTCCAATCTGCAAGGAAGAGTTAGGTTTGCATTTAAGGATGGTAGCGAAAATAGCATCAGAATTTTATGACGAGAGGAAAGAGCTTACCTAATTACGTTGAGAAGGATGATGGCTGTGACCCGTGAGGATGAGCAAGACAGTGAGACGCGATAAGGTTTCATCACTTTCATGTGTGATTGTCGGATTTGGGCTTAGGAAATATCTTCCCAATATTTGACATGGATCGTGGGCTTAAATCTAGCACCCAGAATTACCTACGTTTTCTTGGAAATAGATTAATGGGCTTTTAAACTCAATATTGCCCCAATGTAGAAACTTACAatcattatggtccacacagctgtgtggaccacactatcaaataatgcacattcaatataaaaataatgtacattcagtacaaaaataatgtacatttagtacattaaaaatgtacattttattatggtccacacaactgtgtggaccatggtccatacaataatttgccagaaACTTAGGCAAATTATTTGTGGACCGGGACcacaaatatacaatttacatactgaatatttacaatttatatattgaatttttacaattaacatatcaGTATGTAAATCGTGATGGATCCACCTTGCACCATCCATGGTATACCTATTGAGAAACTTAACAAGGGGATTGATAGAGTAATACGCGGTCACTTAgtaaaatatgatcaaatatactCTTATTAATTATGATGAATCAGGTACAAAGGTTTTATACCCTAAGTGTAACCTGGTCAAcatgacagtgggtcagagatTCTTGACCAACTTAGCTACTTAAGAGAGAAAACAGTAAAAAATACTCATATTGGCATTAAATGTGGTAATATAGAGTGTCAGGGGACACATGTTGATCATACGACATGGTTGTCGCGTGGTGGCCATGCACAAGGCTACACGCAAGCCCAGTACTCCTTGGGTAAATGCCATGTGATTATGGGTAATGCTTTCATGTGAGAGAGAGTATGAGATCACGAAGGTCAGCCTGACCAATCTAAGTGTACTAGATAAATTCTATTTGATTGATGAGGTggtccaattttattttttttatttatgcgATTTGATCGAGAGGGTGTTGATGAGATGGTTCATTTCTTTGATTAAGTGGAACTGATTAGTTGTTACTTGTATGTGCAATCTAAGTGAAACCGATCAAgctaaagaaataaaagttagAGAATCCtgattcttttttaaaattatatatttctgaGTTCTTCAGTACATAATCTTTTACATATCATATCCGATCCGATCCGATCCTTCAAGATCGACTTATTAATTAGCTAGGAGAACACGCAGTCGCTTAGGTAGCATGCATGCATATGTTACTGTAATTCCGTCATTAATAGTGTCGCCTGACGCCGTAAGTTTGGTAGTCGACGACGTCGGGGTCGGGTTTGTCGACCCCGTCGACGCTCCTCAGCCAATAAGTCTGGTTGAGAGAGGCGGAGCCGCTGGGAACGTCGTCCATCACTCGCTCGTGCCCTGCCGGGAAATATATTCCGGTGCGAGGATGCGGTGCCCAGCTCGGCGATACCTCTTCCCATCGCTTCTCATCCTCCTCCTCCATCGCCGCCGCCACATCCGCTTTGCTCCTCCTGTTTGTCCCTCCCATCTTGCTCATGCAACGCCGTGCCGCCGGTGCCGCGCTGCCGCATATTCAGTTCACCAcatgataaattaattaataaaaaaaaccaTCAGCCAAAGACTTTGTGCTCGATCAGCATAGTTGTGACTTTTCAAATGAAATGTctcaagtaataaatatatttaaacagATATTACATAGTActcaataaaagaaacaaaacaaaacactcAGTTAATTAAAGAAAAGTATACCTCGGACTGGTTATTAATTACCTGAATTGCAGAGATTTCCTTGGAAACTTAGCCAGCCATGCTCCCGGCATGCCCGACATCAATGAACTATTAGCTGCTGCAAATTAAAGTGCAAATATAACttaattgttttgatttgtttattGAGGTCGAATGAAGGAGGTATGGGGACATGGGGTTTTATACTGTAAACAGTTTATGGGAATAAAGTCAATAAACAACACTgtgtttttttctcttttacgTACAGCATCTAATATCTCATTTATCATGCTAAATCTAAATTCCTTACACTCAAAACTCTTCTCCGCACTGCTTGTGCGGCCCCATCAATTCTTTTGAGTTTCATTTTTGCGAACGTACTCGTAGTgagttaatattcaatttagttCTGTAGTgagttaatattcaatttagtctttgactataataaattttttttgaatttagttTTAACTgactttttgtatttaattaggTTCTCAACTtctataattttaccaaactaAGTTATCGGCTGCTGTtataatcaatgactaaattgagaaaaatcaatataatcgATGATTGAATTGGGTAAAACAATTCTACTCAAATATTAATTTGGGTAAAACTACTATACTCGAAaattaaattgagtattaatataaatgaaattaccaaattATCTTAACATACATAGAACTCAATGTGGGTAAATCCATTGAAATCGATGATCTAATTAAGCGCAAAAAAAAGTAGttatttatgactaaattgaaaaaaaaaatctactataatcgatgactaaattatatattatctctTTTAAGTAATCATGTTTTCCTCTTTAGAGGGCTTTATCCTGGATCTTAAGTCACCCCTCCACTAAATCGACATCAGATTCCCtatgaacatttctcaattccctATAAACCTTATAAACCATCGCCCACACCAAATGAGTAGACGGGTAGTCTTTTTAATTCCCTTTAAACATCTTCACTTCAGTTTTTAGGCTGCCCCTCTACTCGGCTAGCATGGACAGATAGACTGTTACTTCAATGCATTGACCTCTTAATAGAAGCATCCCTCAGCTCGGCTAGCATGGACAGATAGACTGTTACTTCAATACACTGACCTCTTAATAGAAGCATCGAATGATAAGACACTCAAGTTAGTAACTTTACCACAAAAGTTGAGTAGATGTTTGACCATACCTTAAATATCACTCCACACTTTCTTTTGAAGCTGATGATCATATCACCCAtccaaattaattcaaattatttgacTCATCTcgtatttttgaaaaaaacatAACTTAGAAATCTTTCACACGTAGTACCTTTTATGCGGACATTATAATTCGCTTATTAATTGTCTCAAATTGTTAAAGGAATAAACAACACAGTGTTTAAGACATTAAATCCATCAATTGAGGAATAAATTCGGACTATTGATCATGCATGCTTTATCGGTGAAGCTGCTAATAGCCGTCCCAAGTTTTAAAGCACAAGGTATCTCGTCAAACTTTATGttgttttttcactttttccGTAGTATAAATCTGTCCCTCATCAGCTATGTTCCAATGCTTGTAATCGACATGCATTCTCTGTGGTGTTTAATGCTTCGCTGCGTTTTTGGCAACGTAATATCCGTACGTGTTGTACCTATTTATGTCAAACGCGggatgcacacacacacacacttcatCAACGTAACGCGACCTCCGTACCCTGGCCTGCACGATTTCAAGCCCCGTCGCGTCAATCGGATTATGTTACATTTTGTTAACAAATTCGTCTTAATTAACCATGCAAACGACAACACATGTTATACCTTTTGGAAATTTGATTCTTTGATCTTCCAGAAAATTACTCGTACCACATCAAGGACATGTAAATGTCCTATTTATTTCTGCATCATATCATATCCCTCTGGACCCTGATAGAGCATCCTTATTAGTAGAGTAATTTCGTGATTTTTgcggagtttttgtaagtgtaattaggaaaaaagagaatgaaaaggatttaaaaaaaaagaaacaaaaaataatatgacatttgaaacaaaaaaaaaaaaaaaagttaaaagtcaGAGTGACTGCCAGCTGACTTGCCCAGCGCCAGTGGGCGTAAAGTGCGCCCAAACACGCACTtcagcgttttttttttttagcgaGGCCATTTCCTGACATAAACTAAGTTTTTGCACATATATTTCTTCTCATTTTGACATTCACATCAGTTCACTTTTGCAACATCAAGTTTATACACAAACATAAATCAAGAAATATTTGCTGGTATGGATGCTCTTAAAGTAATAAGGTTTAAGATATACATATTCATCTATCCTATGTATTTTGTTTGTTCTTAAAGATGTTTTGTGTATCTCATAGGTTACTGGATTATATATGACAAATGTTGCATAGGAGTATGGTGGCATGGAGCGGAATAAatagggtgtttggtaaatagctgttaacTGGTTGGGTTAGTAactttgactagttgatagcattatcTAATTGTGGAAATTtgtgcgtatatatatatatatgggaaacGCAGGGAAATATTTGGGGCTTCCATCTCTTGTGGgaagaaacaagaaagaaaTTTTTGGCTTCATAAAGGATAAAATTCTCAGCAGGATTCATAGTTGGAACCATAGGTTTCTCTCTAAAACAGGGAAAGAAGTTCTTCTAAAGAGTGTTACTCAAGCTCTTCCCTCTTATGCTATGAGTGTGTTCCACCTACCAAAGGAACTGATTAGAGAAGTGGAAAAGGTTATGAATGCTTTTTGGTGGGGGGCTGAGTATGGCAATAGGAAGGGAATAAGATGGAAGGCTTGGGGTCATCTTTGCAGCCCTAAACAATGGGGTGGTCTTGGCTATAGAAGATTGGCTGATTTTAACGTAGCCTTATTGTGTAAACAAGCATGGAGATTGATTCAATTCCCAGATTCTCCTCCCTCTTTTATTGTTGAAACTCTGTATTCTGAAGCTTATTAATGAATTCCTTttctgtttaaaaaaaaaattaaaacatattttgtcatgctttttaaattttgtcacTTTACATCattgactttaatttgtttgccaCAATTAATcatccttttaaaattttattatctcacatttaataaatatgactagcatttaatttcatcattcaattaaaaaatatgtttacaaaatagagagagaaattacaTGTTGGGACAAGATatttgaatgataaaattatatgctattcatttttattaaatggTGAAATGATAACAATTTGAACGGGTAACTAATTATGGTAATTGGTAAGAACATAAAAGTTAATGACGTAATGATGCAAAATATAGAAAaggttaaatgtaataatacaaCAATAGTTGAGGATTAAATGTggaatatgttatttttttgtgttctttTTGCAATTTCATTGGAGTTTGGTCCTTTCTTGGCAATTTCCTCATTTCCTGAGGGACCACGTAATTAGCCGTCGGTGCACTAGCATGCACCTGATCAGACTCTCTTGGaaggaaaattaaaaagaacCGTTGCGAACGAGAGGATCGCCTGTAACGGATAGTCCCCCACTTCTCTTATTCAAAATCATCAGCCTTCCCTTCCAGAATAGAATCGCCATTaatccttcttcttcttcttcttcttctttgttcaTTTCTCAAGATCAAGAAAGAATCTCTCTGTCGATTATTCCTCGCTCTCCTCTTATACTTAATTCTTAATCTTGGATACGCATCGATCAGTACACTGCGTATCGTTTAGTTACTCTGTGCTCAATCAAATCTTTGGCGGGTATCGATTACCGGATCCGGGTGGGAAAATGGATTTAGGTTGCTTGGATATGGGCTGCATTGAGAAGAAGAGAAGCTACGCCGATCAGACTCTGTCTCATTCTGAGAGCTGCAGCCCTACCGCCTCTGTAACGGCCACTTCCAAAGCTGGGAAGGTATCGAATTCCGTTTGATCGTTTTGTTTTTTCGGTTTTAATATTGACAATGCCCTAATTAGTTAATCATGGTAATCTATTGGAGTGTTTTCTCTTCGTGGTTTTGCTTGGCTTTTAGAGATTTACCAGTGTGCGTTTGGTGGGAGGGGAGAGTGTTAGGGTTTGTTTA encodes:
- the LOC116030830 gene encoding uncharacterized protein LOC116030830: MSGMPGAWLAKFPRKSLQFSAAPAARRCMSKMGGTNRRSKADVAAAMEEEDEKRWEEVSPSWAPHPRTGIYFPAGHERVMDDVPSGSASLNQTYWLRSVDGVDKPDPDVVDYQTYGVRRHY